A window of the Streptomyces sp. NBC_00454 genome harbors these coding sequences:
- a CDS encoding CbtA family protein encodes MNNISPRVLLIRGMLAGLLAGVAAFLVAYLLGESKVDAAIAIEEAGAHDHGDESAPVSRALQATAGLGTGTLLYGVALGGIAALVFCYALGRIGRFGPRSTAALVAGGLFVTVNLVPFLKYPANPPAVGDPDTVVRRTTLFVLMIALSVLLASVALILGRRLAPRMGNWNASIVAGLAFAVAIGIAYATLPGINEVPADFPAALIWQFRLSTLGIQIAMWTTFGLAFGFLAERALVPAVAPKEAVQPAS; translated from the coding sequence ATGAACAACATCTCTCCCCGCGTGCTCCTGATCAGGGGCATGCTCGCCGGCCTGCTGGCCGGAGTCGCGGCGTTCCTCGTCGCGTACCTCCTCGGTGAATCCAAGGTGGACGCGGCGATCGCCATCGAGGAAGCCGGCGCACACGACCACGGCGACGAGTCCGCCCCGGTCAGCCGTGCCCTCCAGGCCACGGCCGGCCTCGGCACCGGAACCCTGCTCTACGGGGTCGCGCTCGGCGGCATCGCCGCGCTCGTCTTCTGCTACGCGCTGGGCCGCATCGGCCGCTTCGGACCCCGGTCCACGGCGGCGCTGGTCGCGGGCGGCCTGTTCGTCACCGTCAACCTGGTGCCGTTCCTCAAGTACCCCGCCAACCCGCCGGCCGTCGGGGACCCCGACACCGTGGTCCGGCGGACCACCCTGTTCGTCCTGATGATCGCGCTCAGCGTGCTGCTGGCCTCGGTCGCGCTGATCCTGGGCCGGCGCCTCGCGCCGCGCATGGGCAACTGGAACGCCTCGATCGTCGCGGGGCTCGCCTTCGCGGTGGCCATCGGCATCGCGTACGCGACGCTGCCCGGCATCAACGAGGTCCCGGCGGACTTCCCGGCTGCGCTCATCTGGCAGTTCCGGCTCTCCACGCTGGGCATCCAGATCGCGATGTGGACCACTTTCGGCCTGGCTTTCGGATTTCTTGCCGAACGGGCCCTTGTCCCGGCCGTCGCACCCAAGGAGGCTGTACAGCCTGCGAGTTGA
- a CDS encoding FAD-dependent oxidoreductase: MHPMDSDFDVVVAGGGPVGLMLACELRLGGASVVVVERRTEVDRTIKAGSVNTATAEAFYRRGMLPELAEVQQRSIERSQAFVRELQAAQPNAQPPRPASKFIGHFGGIMLNPELLDAADPDFANAGPAGGVSLVPQQEIERLLTERARKLGVELRTGTELTGFDEDPDGGGIEVRTAPVDRADDAPDQCIRARWLVGCDGGRSTVRKLAGFAFPGTDPQITGRQALVEMTGSEALRPGWNHTDTGTYVHGPMPGRILTVEFDGPPADREAPVTAAELQGGLRHVSGAQVTITGVRTATRFTDNARQAADYRAGRVLLAGDAAHVHSPFGGQGLNLGIGDAMNLGWKLAAVVRGRAPEALLDSYTAERHPAGARVLEWRTRAQIALMRPEPQARALRGVVEELTGSVAGTTYFAKQLAGVAQRYDLGLPGAHPLTGRSAPDLELADGTRLADLLHEGRGLLLDLADGTGLRAEAEGHDGHLRVITASCPARPELAALLVRPDGIVAWAADTTDTGDGLADALSRWFG; the protein is encoded by the coding sequence ATGCATCCCATGGACTCGGACTTTGACGTGGTGGTGGCCGGAGGCGGCCCCGTCGGACTCATGCTGGCCTGCGAGCTCCGGCTCGGCGGCGCAAGCGTGGTGGTCGTCGAGCGGCGCACCGAAGTGGATCGGACGATCAAGGCGGGGTCGGTCAACACCGCGACCGCCGAAGCCTTCTACCGGCGCGGCATGCTGCCCGAACTGGCCGAAGTGCAGCAGAGGTCCATCGAGCGCTCCCAGGCCTTCGTACGCGAACTCCAGGCCGCCCAGCCGAACGCCCAACCCCCGCGCCCGGCCTCGAAGTTCATTGGACACTTCGGCGGGATCATGCTGAACCCCGAGCTACTGGACGCGGCCGACCCCGACTTCGCGAACGCCGGTCCCGCCGGAGGGGTCAGCCTGGTCCCGCAGCAGGAGATCGAGCGGCTGCTCACCGAGCGGGCCCGGAAGCTGGGCGTCGAACTGCGGACCGGCACGGAGCTGACCGGGTTCGACGAGGACCCGGACGGGGGCGGGATCGAGGTCCGGACAGCGCCGGTGGACCGGGCGGACGACGCCCCTGACCAGTGCATACGCGCACGCTGGCTGGTGGGCTGCGACGGCGGCCGCAGTACGGTCCGCAAGCTCGCCGGCTTCGCCTTCCCCGGCACGGACCCCCAGATCACCGGCCGCCAGGCCCTCGTCGAGATGACCGGCTCCGAAGCCCTGCGGCCCGGCTGGAACCACACGGACACCGGGACCTACGTACACGGGCCGATGCCCGGCCGCATCCTCACCGTCGAGTTCGACGGGCCGCCCGCCGACCGCGAAGCCCCGGTCACCGCGGCGGAGTTGCAAGGCGGGCTGCGCCACGTCTCCGGGGCGCAGGTCACGATCACCGGGGTCCGCACCGCCACCCGCTTCACCGACAACGCACGCCAGGCGGCCGACTACCGCGCGGGCCGGGTCCTCCTGGCGGGCGACGCCGCACACGTCCACTCGCCCTTCGGCGGCCAGGGGCTGAACCTCGGAATCGGGGACGCGATGAACCTCGGCTGGAAGCTCGCCGCGGTCGTACGCGGCCGGGCACCCGAAGCCCTCCTGGACTCGTACACCGCCGAACGGCATCCGGCCGGGGCACGGGTGCTCGAATGGAGGACCCGGGCGCAGATCGCGCTGATGCGCCCGGAACCGCAGGCCCGCGCCCTGCGCGGGGTCGTCGAGGAACTGACCGGGTCCGTCGCCGGCACCACGTACTTCGCCAAGCAGCTCGCCGGAGTCGCGCAGCGCTACGACCTCGGCCTCCCCGGAGCCCACCCGCTGACCGGCCGCAGCGCCCCGGACCTCGAACTCGCCGACGGCACCCGCCTGGCCGACCTGCTCCACGAAGGCCGGGGCCTGCTGCTCGATCTCGCCGACGGTACGGGGCTGCGTGCGGAAGCCGAGGGGCACGACGGGCACCTGCGCGTGATCACCGCCTCCTGCCCCGCCCGACCGGAACTGGCCGCGCTGCTGGTCCGCCCGGACGGCATCGTCGCCTGGGCCGCCGACACGACGGACACCGGCGACGGCCTCGCGGACGCCCTGTCCCGGTGGTTCGGCTGA
- the pucL gene encoding factor-independent urate hydroxylase, whose protein sequence is MSKHVLAQNQYGKAENRIVKVTRKGNDGSWHEIRDLNVSVALRGEFRDVHLTGDNANCLPTDTTKNTVYAFGKEHGVDSPEAFGILLAKHFVSSQEPIREAQIRIEEFAWERIPVPSRKEQHSFSLKGSEVRTTQVTYSETTGLQVISGLKDLTVMNSTNSEFHGYIKDKYTTLKEAYDRILATKVTARWAHSALAADDPEFDWDQSYKKVRKNMLEAFAETYSYSLQQTLNQMAERVLDNCPKVNEVRLNLPNKHHFLVDLEPFGLKNDNEVYFAADRPYGLIEGTIHRDGVQPVIATSDWIVA, encoded by the coding sequence ATGAGCAAGCACGTCCTCGCCCAGAACCAGTACGGCAAGGCCGAGAACCGCATCGTCAAGGTCACCCGCAAGGGCAACGACGGTTCCTGGCACGAGATCCGCGACCTGAACGTCTCGGTCGCCCTCCGCGGTGAGTTCCGCGATGTCCACCTGACCGGCGACAACGCCAACTGCCTGCCGACCGACACCACCAAGAACACGGTGTACGCCTTCGGCAAGGAGCACGGCGTCGACTCCCCGGAGGCCTTCGGCATCCTGCTCGCCAAGCACTTCGTCTCCTCCCAGGAGCCGATCCGCGAGGCGCAGATCCGCATCGAGGAGTTCGCCTGGGAGCGGATCCCGGTCCCGTCGCGCAAGGAGCAGCACTCCTTCTCCCTCAAGGGCAGCGAGGTGCGCACCACGCAGGTCACGTACAGCGAGACGACCGGTCTCCAGGTCATCTCGGGTCTGAAGGACCTGACCGTGATGAACTCGACCAACTCCGAGTTCCACGGCTACATCAAGGACAAGTACACGACCCTGAAGGAAGCGTACGACCGCATCCTGGCGACCAAGGTCACCGCGCGCTGGGCGCACTCGGCGCTGGCCGCCGACGACCCGGAGTTCGACTGGGACCAGTCGTACAAGAAGGTCCGCAAGAACATGCTCGAGGCGTTCGCGGAGACCTACTCGTACTCGCTCCAGCAGACCCTGAACCAGATGGCCGAGCGCGTGCTCGACAACTGCCCCAAGGTCAACGAGGTCCGCCTCAACCTCCCCAACAAGCACCACTTCCTCGTCGACCTGGAGCCCTTCGGCCTCAAGAACGACAACGAGGTCTACTTCGCGGCGGACCGCCCGTACGGTCTGATCGAGGGCACCATCCACCGCGACGGCGTGCAGCCGGTCATCGCGACCAGCGACTGGATCGTGGCGTAA
- a CDS encoding TetR/AcrR family transcriptional regulator, with protein MPKRVDHEERRTQIAEALIRVAGRRGLHAVGMRDVAAEAGVSLRLVQYYFQTKEKLLFYGLQHLTERFTARVGARLAAVGPAPGPRTTIEALLLASLPTDEESRTFHLLYSSYSILSVTDEALAAQPFIDNPDAAENALTGLIEGAQSAGLADPGADARTEAISLLAMAGTMGTSILVGQRGPESAVAVLRHHLDRIFRLPAAPRPETA; from the coding sequence ATGCCCAAGCGCGTGGACCACGAAGAACGGCGCACACAGATCGCCGAAGCGCTCATCCGGGTCGCCGGACGGCGCGGACTGCACGCGGTCGGCATGCGCGACGTGGCGGCCGAGGCGGGAGTCTCCCTGCGCCTCGTCCAGTACTACTTCCAGACCAAGGAGAAGCTGCTCTTCTACGGGCTCCAGCACCTGACCGAGCGCTTCACGGCCCGAGTGGGGGCCCGGCTCGCCGCCGTCGGCCCGGCCCCGGGCCCGCGCACGACGATCGAAGCACTGCTGCTGGCCTCCCTGCCGACCGACGAGGAGAGCCGCACCTTCCACCTGCTCTACAGCTCGTACTCGATCCTGTCCGTGACGGACGAGGCCCTCGCCGCCCAGCCCTTCATCGACAACCCCGACGCCGCGGAGAACGCCCTGACCGGCCTGATCGAAGGCGCCCAGTCCGCCGGCCTGGCCGATCCCGGCGCCGACGCGCGCACGGAGGCGATCAGCCTGCTCGCCATGGCCGGGACCATGGGCACCAGCATCCTGGTGGGCCAGCGCGGACCGGAGTCGGCCGTCGCCGTGCTCCGCCACCACCTGGACCGGATCTTCCGACTCCCCGCGGCGCCGCGGCCGGAGACGGCCTAA
- a CDS encoding histidine phosphatase family protein, protein MSEAERLHRFPYGDPCPGYEGLRGQDHGAWAGRTMDEVAAGEPDALRRWMTDASYAPPGGGESVDALIARVGAALAGLAPGTHRPVAGQGVVRAAVVWALELPAAAFWRLDVRPDSVTTLTGRSGRWNLLVGRPEE, encoded by the coding sequence ATGAGCGAAGCCGAGCGGCTGCACCGCTTCCCCTACGGGGATCCGTGCCCCGGGTACGAGGGGCTGCGTGGGCAGGATCACGGCGCCTGGGCCGGGCGGACGATGGACGAGGTGGCCGCCGGTGAACCGGACGCGCTGCGGCGGTGGATGACCGACGCCTCGTACGCGCCCCCGGGCGGCGGGGAGTCGGTGGACGCGCTGATCGCGCGGGTCGGCGCGGCGCTGGCCGGGCTGGCGCCGGGGACGCACCGGCCGGTGGCCGGGCAGGGCGTCGTACGGGCGGCCGTCGTGTGGGCGCTGGAGCTGCCCGCGGCGGCCTTCTGGCGCCTGGACGTCAGGCCGGACTCCGTGACCACCCTGACGGGCCGCTCCGGGCGCTGGAACCTGCTCGTGGGCCGGCCGGAGGAGTAG
- a CDS encoding CbtB-domain containing protein, whose amino-acid sequence MAHSAVPTTAAPVGIAPISVSALAPWALFVGVLMLVLLYLVGAEQGATAVFQGDTIHEWMHDGRHLLGFPCH is encoded by the coding sequence ATGGCCCACTCCGCCGTGCCCACGACTGCCGCACCCGTCGGCATCGCCCCCATCTCCGTCTCCGCCCTGGCCCCCTGGGCCCTGTTCGTCGGCGTCCTCATGCTGGTCCTGCTCTACCTCGTCGGCGCCGAACAGGGCGCCACCGCGGTGTTCCAGGGCGACACCATCCACGAGTGGATGCACGACGGCCGCCACCTGCTCGGCTTCCCCTGCCACTGA
- a CDS encoding aspartate aminotransferase family protein — translation MNAEADALAAAAKAAVKDADRKHVFHSWSAQELIDPLAVAGAEGSYFWDYDGNRYLDFSSALVYTNIGYQHPKVAAAIAEQAAKLCTVAPGFAVDVRSEAARLIAERTPGDLDKIFFTNAGAEAVENAVRMARLHTGRPKILSAYRSYHGATSTAINLTGDARRFGNDTATAGVVHFWGPFTYRSPFYAADAAEECARALRHLEDTIVFEGPQSIAGIILETVGGAPGVLVHPDGYLAGVRELCDRFGIVFILDEIMVGFGRTGKWFASEHWDVTPDLICFAKGITSGYVPLGGVAISAAIAETFARRPYPGGLTYSGHVLACAAAVATVNVMEEEGIVEQSARTGAELLGPGLAAIAERHPSVGEVRGMGTFWALELVRNKETREPLVPYNASGADNAPMAEFGAALKKAGLWPLLAGNRMHVAPPCNVSAEDVAKGLRIIDEALTVADAHTV, via the coding sequence ATGAACGCAGAAGCCGACGCCCTCGCCGCCGCCGCCAAGGCCGCAGTGAAAGATGCCGACCGCAAGCACGTCTTCCACTCGTGGTCGGCCCAGGAGCTCATCGACCCGCTCGCCGTCGCCGGCGCCGAGGGCTCGTACTTCTGGGACTACGACGGCAACCGCTACCTCGACTTCTCCAGTGCGCTCGTCTACACGAACATCGGCTACCAGCACCCGAAGGTCGCCGCCGCGATCGCCGAGCAGGCGGCGAAGCTCTGCACCGTCGCGCCCGGGTTCGCGGTGGACGTGCGTTCCGAGGCGGCCCGGCTGATCGCAGAGCGCACCCCCGGCGACCTCGACAAGATCTTCTTCACCAACGCGGGTGCCGAGGCCGTCGAGAACGCCGTCCGCATGGCCCGGCTGCACACCGGCCGCCCCAAGATCCTCTCCGCGTACCGCTCGTACCACGGGGCCACCTCCACCGCGATCAACCTCACGGGCGACGCGCGCCGCTTCGGCAACGACACCGCGACCGCCGGGGTCGTGCACTTCTGGGGACCCTTCACCTACCGCTCGCCCTTCTACGCCGCCGACGCGGCCGAGGAGTGCGCGCGCGCCCTGCGCCACCTCGAGGACACCATCGTCTTCGAGGGCCCGCAGTCCATCGCCGGGATCATCCTGGAGACCGTCGGCGGCGCCCCCGGCGTGCTCGTGCACCCCGACGGCTACCTGGCGGGCGTGCGCGAGCTCTGTGACCGCTTCGGCATCGTCTTCATCCTCGACGAGATCATGGTCGGCTTCGGCCGGACCGGTAAGTGGTTCGCCTCCGAGCACTGGGACGTCACCCCCGACCTGATCTGCTTCGCCAAGGGCATCACCAGCGGCTACGTCCCCCTCGGCGGCGTGGCCATCTCGGCCGCCATCGCCGAGACCTTCGCCCGCCGCCCCTACCCGGGCGGGCTGACGTACTCCGGGCACGTGCTGGCCTGCGCCGCGGCCGTGGCCACCGTGAACGTCATGGAGGAGGAGGGCATCGTCGAGCAGTCCGCCCGCACCGGCGCGGAGCTGCTGGGCCCGGGGCTCGCCGCGATCGCCGAGAGGCACCCGTCCGTCGGGGAGGTCCGGGGCATGGGCACCTTCTGGGCCCTGGAGCTCGTACGGAACAAGGAGACGCGCGAGCCCCTGGTCCCGTACAACGCCTCGGGCGCCGACAACGCGCCGATGGCGGAGTTCGGGGCGGCCCTGAAGAAGGCCGGCCTGTGGCCCCTGCTCGCGGGGAACCGCATGCACGTCGCGCCGCCGTGCAACGTGTCGGCCGAGGACGTGGCGAAGGGGCTGCGGATCATCGACGAAGCCCTCACGGTCGCCGACGCACACACGGTCTGA
- a CDS encoding TetR/AcrR family transcriptional regulator, whose product MMIEENPGPGSGEGTAEPAPTLRERKKRETRQRISDEATMLFVARGFDQVTVAEIAKAAQVSTMTVFNHFPRKEDLYLDRIPEVVELVTAAVRDRAADESPLAALRALLLGLLDQGHPLAAVSDGYPHFWRIVLDSPALRARAREGVEEVELALGDAMYASDPAGDRPDPRFAAALTVAAYRAVYVATAGRLLAGDRAADVADDHRSRVNEAFDALERALYGTTA is encoded by the coding sequence ATGATGATCGAGGAAAACCCGGGGCCGGGCTCCGGAGAGGGCACGGCCGAACCGGCGCCCACCCTGCGCGAGCGCAAGAAGCGCGAGACGCGGCAGCGGATCTCCGACGAGGCGACGATGCTCTTCGTGGCGCGCGGCTTCGACCAGGTGACCGTGGCCGAGATCGCCAAGGCCGCGCAGGTCTCCACGATGACGGTCTTCAACCACTTCCCCCGCAAGGAAGACCTCTATCTGGACCGGATCCCCGAGGTCGTCGAACTCGTCACCGCGGCGGTGCGGGACCGCGCCGCCGACGAGTCCCCGCTGGCCGCGCTGCGCGCCCTGCTGCTCGGACTCCTGGACCAGGGGCACCCGTTGGCGGCGGTGAGTGACGGCTACCCGCACTTCTGGCGCATCGTGCTGGACTCGCCCGCCCTGCGCGCACGGGCGCGCGAAGGCGTCGAGGAGGTGGAACTGGCCCTGGGCGACGCGATGTACGCCTCCGACCCCGCGGGCGATCGCCCCGACCCACGCTTCGCGGCGGCCCTGACCGTCGCCGCGTACCGGGCCGTCTACGTGGCCACGGCCGGCCGCCTGCTCGCGGGCGATCGCGCCGCCGACGTGGCGGACGACCACCGCTCGCGCGTGAACGAGGCCTTTGACGCGCTGGAGCGTGCGCTGTACGGGACGACGGCTTAG
- a CDS encoding alpha/beta fold hydrolase: MPENTNRVRRDVGRYVNDSLRDRYFAAADVLYAMGAPIRSERDVETSFGTTHVYRYGPTDPAAESRTPIVLIHGAAYSSAMWFPNTSALSLDRPVYALDTPGDAGRSIHREPMWQPERAAQWMDEALDALGLDRVHLVGSSYGGWLVLNQAHRRPERLASVTALDPGGLEKVGLRFFVWIFISLFATFAPKALRPRLAAWLDQPVLAIPEMREWIQLGARAYRIRRPAPLPLAEDALRSIRTPLYVIMGKHSLLVHPKRQLERVPRLVPGARAEIVAATGHGPQIDHPDVVNARMLSFMEDVDSLDPAAGRRGAVDA; the protein is encoded by the coding sequence GTGCCCGAGAACACGAACCGCGTACGCCGCGACGTCGGCCGCTACGTCAACGACTCCCTGCGCGACCGCTACTTCGCCGCCGCCGACGTGCTCTACGCGATGGGTGCGCCCATCCGCTCCGAGAGGGACGTCGAGACCAGCTTCGGCACCACGCACGTCTACCGCTACGGGCCCACGGACCCCGCAGCCGAGTCCCGTACGCCGATCGTCCTGATCCACGGCGCGGCCTACTCCTCCGCCATGTGGTTCCCCAACACCTCCGCACTCAGCCTCGACCGCCCGGTCTACGCCCTCGACACCCCCGGCGACGCGGGCCGCAGCATCCACCGCGAGCCCATGTGGCAGCCCGAGCGCGCCGCGCAGTGGATGGACGAGGCCCTCGACGCGCTCGGCCTGGACCGGGTCCACCTCGTCGGCTCCTCCTACGGCGGCTGGCTCGTGCTCAACCAGGCCCACCGGCGCCCGGAGCGGCTCGCCTCGGTCACCGCCCTCGACCCCGGCGGCCTGGAGAAGGTGGGACTGCGCTTCTTCGTCTGGATCTTCATCAGCCTGTTCGCCACCTTCGCCCCCAAGGCCTTGCGCCCGCGCCTCGCCGCCTGGCTGGACCAACCGGTCCTCGCCATCCCCGAGATGCGCGAGTGGATCCAGCTCGGCGCCCGCGCGTACCGGATCCGCCGCCCCGCACCGCTGCCGCTGGCCGAGGATGCGCTGCGATCCATCCGGACCCCGCTCTACGTCATCATGGGCAAGCACAGCCTGCTCGTACACCCCAAGCGGCAGCTGGAACGCGTTCCGCGCCTCGTTCCCGGAGCCCGCGCCGAGATCGTCGCGGCGACCGGGCACGGACCGCAGATCGACCACCCCGACGTGGTCAACGCCCGGATGCTGTCCTTCATGGAGGACGTCGACTCCCTCGACCCGGCCGCGGGGCGCCGGGGCGCCGTGGACGCGTAA
- a CDS encoding alpha/beta hydrolase, with product MTSYRRKAALIALCATTAAATLAGATTATATAATPSAGPAAAPLAWAECTHEGHLPGQQCAKLSVPLDYADPQGPHVDLAVSRLPSDRPAARRGTLMVIPGGPGGSGVQRLSQKGAALAREMAGAYDLVALDPRGVGGSVRAQCGLDEADRRLVTLRSWAGPDGGIGENVERSRRVAEACAANGGAELRSFTTANQVRDIDRLREALGERKLSAWGVSYGSYVGAAYAQKFPQRTDRLVLDSTADPDPTRVARGWLANMAQGADDRFPDFAAWAADPARRAEGLRLAEHPEDVRPLFLSLAAQLDREPKPSNVPGVPLTGNMLRQALQNSLYGDALFPAVARLIGEARDPAAVPALPRELAQALPDQDAALMVGVICNDVAWPKEVSGYERAVAADRAAHPLTGGMPANITPCAFWKDAPAERPARITDEGPSNILMVQNLRDPATPYSGALEMRTALGSRARLLTVDHGGHGVYLGNGNACSDRTVTTYLTTGRRPSRDTTCTDG from the coding sequence ATGACCAGTTACCGCCGCAAGGCCGCACTCATCGCCCTCTGCGCCACCACCGCCGCCGCGACCCTGGCGGGCGCCACGACCGCCACGGCCACGGCAGCGACACCGTCCGCGGGTCCGGCCGCCGCCCCCCTCGCCTGGGCGGAGTGCACCCACGAGGGCCACCTGCCCGGCCAGCAGTGCGCGAAGCTGTCCGTTCCCCTCGACTACGCCGACCCGCAGGGCCCCCACGTGGACCTCGCCGTGTCCCGGCTGCCCAGCGACCGGCCGGCCGCCCGCCGCGGCACGCTCATGGTGATCCCCGGCGGGCCGGGCGGCTCCGGCGTCCAGCGGCTGTCGCAGAAGGGGGCCGCGCTGGCCCGGGAGATGGCCGGGGCCTACGACCTCGTCGCGCTCGATCCCCGCGGGGTCGGCGGCAGCGTCAGGGCACAGTGCGGACTGGACGAAGCGGACCGGCGCCTGGTGACCCTGCGCTCCTGGGCCGGCCCGGACGGCGGGATCGGCGAGAACGTCGAGCGCTCCCGCCGGGTGGCCGAGGCCTGCGCCGCGAACGGCGGCGCGGAGCTGCGCAGTTTCACCACCGCCAACCAGGTGCGCGACATCGACCGGCTCCGCGAGGCCCTCGGCGAGCGGAAGCTGTCGGCGTGGGGCGTCTCCTACGGGAGCTACGTGGGCGCCGCCTACGCGCAGAAGTTCCCGCAGCGCACCGACCGCCTCGTGCTGGACAGCACCGCAGACCCGGATCCGACGCGGGTCGCACGCGGCTGGCTCGCCAACATGGCCCAGGGCGCCGACGACCGGTTCCCCGACTTCGCGGCCTGGGCCGCGGACCCGGCGCGCCGGGCCGAGGGGCTGCGGCTCGCCGAACACCCGGAAGACGTACGCCCGTTGTTCCTCTCCCTCGCGGCGCAGCTGGACCGCGAGCCCAAGCCCTCGAACGTGCCCGGCGTGCCCCTGACGGGCAACATGCTGCGCCAGGCCCTGCAGAACTCCCTCTACGGTGACGCGCTGTTCCCCGCGGTCGCCCGCCTGATCGGCGAGGCCCGCGATCCGGCCGCCGTGCCGGCCCTGCCCAGGGAGCTCGCCCAGGCCCTGCCCGACCAGGACGCGGCGCTGATGGTCGGGGTCATCTGCAATGACGTGGCCTGGCCGAAGGAGGTCTCCGGCTACGAGCGTGCGGTGGCCGCGGACCGGGCGGCGCACCCCCTGACGGGCGGGATGCCCGCGAACATCACCCCCTGCGCCTTCTGGAAGGACGCCCCGGCCGAACGCCCCGCCCGCATCACCGACGAGGGCCCGTCGAACATCCTGATGGTCCAGAACCTCCGCGACCCGGCCACCCCGTACTCCGGGGCCCTGGAGATGCGCACCGCCCTCGGCTCCCGCGCCCGCCTGCTCACGGTCGACCACGGCGGCCACGGCGTCTACCTCGGCAACGGCAACGCCTGCTCCGACCGCACAGTGACCACGTACCTGACGACGGGCCGGCGCCCGAGCCGGGACACCACCTGCACGGATGGCTGA